Proteins co-encoded in one bacterium genomic window:
- a CDS encoding 50S ribosomal protein L11 methyltransferase, producing MANDRTVLPGAWRRVKVVLPRELEDEAVGLVAVAGGDGAQTTAAGRGRISLEAWFDDVDSARAAQRLLTALEGAVVEAGEPQEIRDPGWLEATLVPRGPLAAGRFVVLDRSAQLAGLAEDAIPIVLPPGRAFGTGEHATTRMCLELIGRHARPGRPTLDVGTGSAILAIAAAKLGAAPVFALDNDPTVLDVALENVNLNGVGERVTVAAGSWPQVPKGARYGLVVANIHRTAIVRGARPMARRLEPG from the coding sequence GTGGCGAATGATCGGACGGTGCTGCCCGGCGCGTGGCGGCGCGTGAAGGTCGTGCTCCCGCGGGAGCTCGAGGACGAAGCGGTCGGGCTGGTCGCGGTCGCGGGCGGGGACGGCGCGCAGACGACGGCCGCGGGGCGCGGCAGGATCTCGCTCGAGGCGTGGTTCGACGACGTCGATTCGGCCCGCGCCGCGCAGCGGCTGCTGACCGCGCTCGAGGGGGCGGTCGTCGAGGCCGGGGAGCCGCAGGAAATCCGCGATCCGGGATGGCTCGAGGCGACGCTCGTGCCGCGCGGTCCGCTGGCCGCCGGCCGGTTCGTGGTGCTCGACCGCTCGGCGCAGCTCGCCGGGTTGGCCGAGGACGCGATCCCGATCGTCCTGCCGCCGGGCCGGGCGTTCGGCACCGGCGAGCACGCGACGACGCGGATGTGCCTCGAGCTGATCGGCCGCCACGCCCGCCCCGGGCGTCCGACGCTCGACGTCGGAACCGGTTCGGCGATCCTCGCGATCGCCGCGGCGAAGCTGGGCGCGGCGCCGGTCTTCGCGCTGGACAACGATCCGACCGTCCTCGACGTCGCGCTGGAGAACGTCAACCTCAACGGCGTGGGGGAGCGGGTGACGGTCGCCGCCGGCTCCTGGCCGCAGGTGCCGAAGGGGGCGCGCTACGGCCTCGTCGTCGCCAACATCCACCGCACCGCGATCGTGCGCGGGGCGCGGCCGATGGCGCGGCGGCTCGAGCCGGG
- the dnaJ gene encoding molecular chaperone DnaJ, with amino-acid sequence MDDNKDFYAILGVERDVSPEELKKAFRRKALELHPDRNRDRADAEEQFKRLNEAYSVLSDPDKRARYDRFGVEGVSGNGGYGHVDPSVFQDIFGGGFGGLEDLFASVFGGGEMFGGGRNASSGARGGADLRYALEIDFKEAVFGTEVKLRLPRRETCKTCSGGGAAPGGLATCRTCRGAGRVASRMGFMQIAQTCPRCGGRGQTVERPCADCGGAGRVQSERTVAVRVPAGIDDGMRLRVAGEGDGGVMGGPPGDLYVDVAVRPHEAFVRDGADVHSELRVSFSDLALGGSFDVETVHGAETVDLPAGTEPGSEMRLKGKGVPRLGRRGQGDHVLHVVAKAPKKLGADERKLWEALRVLERGGTNGADKSILDRVKELIGGE; translated from the coding sequence ATGGACGACAACAAGGACTTCTACGCCATCCTCGGCGTCGAGCGGGACGTCTCGCCCGAGGAACTTAAGAAAGCGTTTCGGCGCAAGGCGCTCGAACTGCATCCGGACCGCAACCGCGACCGCGCGGACGCGGAGGAGCAGTTCAAGCGGCTGAACGAAGCGTATTCCGTCCTCTCCGACCCCGACAAGCGGGCGCGCTACGACCGCTTCGGCGTCGAGGGCGTGTCCGGAAACGGCGGCTACGGCCACGTCGATCCGTCGGTGTTTCAGGACATCTTCGGCGGCGGCTTCGGCGGGCTGGAGGATCTCTTCGCCTCGGTCTTCGGCGGCGGCGAGATGTTCGGCGGCGGGCGGAACGCGTCGTCCGGGGCCCGCGGCGGCGCCGACCTGCGCTACGCGCTGGAGATCGACTTCAAGGAAGCGGTCTTCGGCACGGAGGTCAAGTTGCGCCTGCCGCGCCGCGAAACCTGCAAGACCTGCAGCGGCGGCGGCGCGGCGCCCGGCGGGCTCGCGACCTGCCGCACCTGCCGCGGGGCGGGGCGCGTCGCCTCCCGCATGGGGTTCATGCAGATCGCCCAGACCTGCCCGCGGTGCGGCGGGCGGGGGCAGACCGTCGAGCGCCCCTGCGCCGACTGCGGCGGCGCCGGACGGGTCCAGAGCGAGCGGACGGTCGCGGTGCGGGTTCCGGCCGGGATCGACGACGGGATGCGTCTCCGGGTGGCCGGCGAAGGGGACGGCGGCGTGATGGGCGGCCCTCCGGGCGACCTCTACGTCGACGTCGCCGTCCGTCCGCACGAGGCGTTTGTGCGCGACGGCGCCGACGTCCACTCCGAGCTGCGCGTCTCCTTCTCCGACCTCGCGCTCGGCGGCTCGTTCGACGTCGAGACGGTCCACGGCGCGGAGACGGTCGATCTCCCCGCCGGAACGGAGCCGGGAAGCGAGATGCGCCTCAAGGGAAAGGGCGTCCCGCGTCTCGGCCGGCGCGGCCAGGGGGACCACGTCCTCCACGTCGTGGCCAAGGCGCCGAAGAAGCTCGGCGCGGACGAGCGGAAGCTCTGGGAGGCGCTGCGAGTCCTCGAACGGGGCGGGACGAACGGCGCGGACAAGTCGATCCTCGACCGGGTGAAGGAGCTCATCGGTGGCGAATGA